The stretch of DNA TCTAGTCAGAAAACAAGTGGTTTTTCGTGGTAAAACCATGTGTGCATTTTATCCTCAAACTTTTCAACTAACATGAACTTTGATATTAATCAATGTGCTCAGTTTAGGTTACACTTTCTTGATGGTTCCAGTAGGCCTATGTTAACTTCTTGATTTTTTACACAAATAATATAAATGCAATTTTCCTTTGATATTTAAGTGAACAATATTATGCTGGGATTTACACTGACAATGATATTGTATTCCTGATAGCATACAGAGGATTCTGCAGAGTTCTATCAGCTCTGCTATGCTGATAGTAATGACCAAGTGAGAGGAGCcagcagcacccccccccccccccctctgctttAAAACCCCAAAACACAGACTACTGCCTGGAAAACTACCTCTTGGTCATCACAACGCAGGAACAATACAATCCACAATATCAAAAATCCAAAGATTGTGTTTTGAAGACCATGCGTGAACTACTTGTCTTTAAAAGGCAGCACTCTCTGTTTGGATTGGTGATGTTCCTCACAAGAACATATTAGCTAAAATGATCCATAGGCGAGGTTATGTACACGACATGATGTGCGTTTCTGAATCTAGGAACAGGTAGACTaaagtgagagggagaaagaagagcTGGTCATGGAGATAGAGCAActgaaagagcaacatgagactCTGAGAAGTGTCCTGAAGGAGCAACAGCAAGAGATTGATTTATTTTACAGTTGTTTGTTCCAACAGCAGCTCCTTTCTCAAGCTGATCTCAGATCattttgtattatactgtacgttACCGAAACACTccttttagtatgatatgttacgtttcgcatggtatgtattcatttgtggaagtccatcacccattttgtttgatatgttatgaattacaattcgtattaaaTGTACAGAATTTGCAAAACgtgcaatatgttacgaatttgcaaaatgtacaatatgttacaaatttgcaaaacgtatgatattTTACCAATTATAgataggtggctaatgttagctagctggctaatgttagcccgGCAAGgggttgggttaaggttagggttaagtttaggagttagattAAAGGGCTAAGTTTAGGGGACGGATTAGCtaaaaggttaggggaagggttagctgcaCAGtaactaaaaagtagtaagtagttgaaatgtttctaattagctaaaatgcaaaagtTATCTGTGATaaatttgaactcacaacctttgggttgctagacattgcTAGACGTTCGCATTATACTACCACCCCGACCAATAACCCTACTTTaattttttgccttaagtaatcaTCTGTCTTGtcgtaatatatcatactaatttgagtgtcccggatttacattaaCTTTGTTACgactagtctatgagaccaggctgaattTCTAGACCCTAGTCATGTGTCAGAAAGGAAATTAGAatgtatgttttatatatatgcactaccagtactactacAACTAATTATCATtagtagtaaaaaataaaatacaatctgACAGCTGCAGGCTCTACACTATACAGCTGAATACCATCAATGCTTTtcaatggtctctctctccttgtcttatTTCTAAATGTTTCTTCCCATGAATGGCTGCAGTCTCTGACATCTATTCATTAAAAATATTTGGTGAATATGGTGTCAAAACATGTGAcagctatatgtactgtacacCATAAATATTTTCCAATATATCTTCTACTCTTTATTCCACTTTATCTGTTTCCTTGTGGTGTATATAACTTGCTATTTCTTGTGACAAATCACTGCAGTCTCTGACCACTATTCCTGATAAATATGAACGAGCATTGATCAAGATCCAACAGCTGAAGAAGGAGCAAGAGGATTTGAAAGGAAAGGTTGAGCTCCAAAGTGTGGAGATTGCACAGTAAGTCATTCTTGTCTGAAGCAATCCATTCAATGCATGGGAACATAGCGTTATAGTCCAACACCTTTCCAGTCATATCATGATATCATCCTGTCTTGGATTTTATTTTACACTTATGTACCAATGTGGTTCCTCATGCCCCCGTGTCTGTGTAAACAGGCTGACCCCAAGGCTCAAATCTGAGCAGGAGACCCGCAGACTGAAGGATTACATTCAGCTTCTACAGGTCAGCACACTCAGCAGAGTAATCAATGAGAATTAATGTTtttaacacacatacactcttTAAAATATTTGTTGGCCAATTCATTCAACGTCATGGAATCTGCAGGAGGCTCGGACACAGTTGCACCAGGAGCAGCGGGCTTGCAACAATACCCGCAGACGTGCAGAGAAAGCCGAGAGGGAACTGGAGGAGGTCTATGAGCGCATGGAGAGCACTTCCATGACGTCTGCTCAGACCAAGCAGAAGAGCAGCAAACTAGAGGTGCATttatacaaacaaacaaaaaagtggTATTTTGCTCCCCTTTTTCTTCCCAAtgttgatcttgtctcatcgctgcaactccccaacgggctcgggagaggcgaaggtggagtCACGCGTCTCCCGAAACACGACCCGCCTAACCGTGCTCAATAACAACCACCAGCTtaatccggaagccagccgcaccaatgtgtcggaggaaacatcgttCATCTGGCGAccggggtcagcctgcaggcacccggcccggcacaaggagttgctagagcgcgatgagccaagtaaagcccccctggccaaactctcccctaacccgcTGGGCCAGTCGTTCAATTGGTAGCAtatatttttgtcttcttctaatgcctcttaaggggaaagtactCTAAAACTAACAGAATGTAATCAGATAATGTTACTGAGTTTCGGTAATCTAAATGctatgttactgattacaattttggacaggtaactaatggattacatttagaaagtaacctacccaaccctggttgtggcacagcccgggaatgaacccaggtctggggaatgaacccgggtctgtactgcgatgcagtgccttagaccgctgcgccactcaggaggcctaaACTAGAGGTGCTTTAAGGATATCTTAGACACTATTGAATTTGGGCGGCAGGgtaggcagggtagcctagtggttagagcgttgggctagtaaccgaaaggttgcaagttcaaatccccgagctgacaaggtacaaatctgtcgttctgcccctgaacaaggcagttaacccactgttcctaggccgtcattgaaaataagagtttgttcttaactgacttgcctagttaaataaaaaaaaaaaggttaaatgtaagtcgctctggataagagcgtcagctaaatgtaaatgtagtgtaatgtaatgtagtaatTTTACGATCCACCGAAAGGGATATCATTTTTGTTTATCAATATGTTGTTTGTTCTGTGAAGTTAGTCCACCTGTAAGTGAATAGAGAACACACTAACCTTATTCTCTTGGCTGATCACGAGTTGCcttgtctctcctctcagatgcaACTTTTAGAGTTACGCAGAATCATTGAGGAGAAAGAAAACATAGCAGAGATGGCTAAAGTAGAAAATTAGGAGTTATCCAGAGAAAATCAGGTGATTGCTATGAATTTTGCTACTATTTACTAGTCAatcatttttttattgttttttacaGTAGAGTTAGGGAAGTTTTCTTATCATGGGGGTTTCCACTGTATTCTGTCAGGACCTCAGAAGAGATATTGAGAGACTTCGCAAGGAGTTCACTGACCTCCAGGCTGCTCCAGTGTCCTTGGAGCATCCCAGCCCTTATGGCTCTCCAACTGACCCCACCCCCACTGAGGAGCAGCAGCTAGTGGTACTATCTGCCTGTCTACCCTCTGGGAACCACTATGAGACCCCAGGTAATCCCAATTCTCCAGCTGTTGGAAAGCCTCACCTTAATATTCCTGAATGAGACATGAACGCCACTGGTGCCTCATGAACACTCCttgaaaaataacaaaacgtgttCAATTATGACTGACATATGATTCTGTCTGCAGAAACTGCTCCAAACAACGAGGAGGAAGAGGTATGTAGAGTCATTCCTGTGGTATAAATCTGGGGTCCACAATTACAATCAGTCCAATTTTTctttgagcggatggtcaggaaGCCGGAACATAGTtataaataatttgtacactgcaaattgacctaaAGAATCTCAAACAGATATAGTATTTGACAAAAAcagaataatttcaaaccttgattacatggggatacgatcacatatatctatctatttatgtgtgggaatacttgggaacagatttcctaaattaaaatctctttgagctgatttcctggtttCCTGATTTCCTTCTTTTAAAGTCTTTTATGTGTATTTGTGTTCTTTTTTTGGGGATCATAAAAATCAAAGCTCGCCTATAGGGGAGCCCTGTTGTTATACATGGTATAAATGCAGTTTAAACGTTTACAACAAGATACACTAGTGATTTGGGATTAAAGGATTGGTTTCATAATGCTTAGTTAACTATATCCATCTATCTGATGTTACCACTTACAGTGcctccagaaagtattcacacccctttactttttccacattttgttttgttacagcctaaatttaaaatggattatattgagATTTTTttccactggcctacacacaataccccacaatgtcaaagtagaattgtgtttttttacatttgaacAAATtagttaaaaatgaaaagctgaaatgttttgagtcaataagtattcaacacctttgttatggcaagcctaaataagttcaggagtaaaaatgtgctttacaagtcatgtaataagttgcatggactcactctgtgtgcaataataacgTTTAATAACTCTACTCTATTTTTATATTCACAGTTGTCTTGACATGAAATAAACATTGTTTTGTATCATGAACTACAATATTCAAAGAATGACTATGCTATTTAAATAGAAGGTTGTTGAATATAATGaataatacaacaacaaaaaatccatgAAAGAAAACTGCCACAGAACATAACATTTGTAACCTAGTTTTTATCTCCACAATCACTGAAGGGAAGCGATATCATGTTTATCTAACCTTCAAGTTATAATACACAGCCACTACAATTCAGGACATTCCCAACAGGCACATATTGTTTTgccataattatgactttgtaactgtggtaactagtgacgaccagaGAGGAGGGTTCTGACTAGGTGGAATACAGCTATGTATGTATTCCACCTAGTCAGAAGTtactttttcgtagcaggttaggagaacttatgcagcaggttaggagcattaacgTAGAAGGTTAGCagactgaggttaaggttagggaaagggttagggttagttacatTGCTCTCCTAACCTGTAACGAAAAGTAACATCCGGTCGTAGCTGTACTCCATCTAGTCACAACCAGAGAGGAGGACTGACAGCAGCCAATACTGTGGCTCTGCAGATGCTTGGGAATCCAATGCATGTCGCCTGATCAGTCATTAATTA from Salvelinus fontinalis isolate EN_2023a chromosome 5, ASM2944872v1, whole genome shotgun sequence encodes:
- the LOC129856162 gene encoding GRB10-interacting GYF protein 2-like, yielding CDKSLQSLTTIPDKYERALIKIQQLKKEQEDLKGKVELQSVEIAQLTPRLKSEQETRRLKDYIQLLQEARTQLHQEQRACNNTRRRAEKAERELEEVYERMESTSMTSAQTKQKSSKLEMQLLELRRIIEEKENIAEMAKVEN